TCAAGGACCACTTCAAGGGCTCGCTCGTCGGCCACAGCGACAACAACTCGTCCGAGGACACCGGGCACTTGAGGGTCACGTACCACCACAACTACTTCAACAACGTCAACTCCCGCATCCCCAGCCTGCGGTTCGGCACCGGGCACTTCTACGACAACTACGTCGTCGGTGCCGCGACGGCCGTCCACTCGCGGATGGGCGCCCAGATGTTCGTCGAGAACAACGTGTTCCGATCGACCACGGTCGCCGTCACCACCAGCCGCGACAGCGACGTGGACGGCTACGCGAACCTCTCGGGCAACGACCTCGGCGGAGCCGCCACCGAGATCTCCAGGACCGGGACGTTCACCAAGCCCCCGTACACCTACACCGCCGAACCCGCCTCATCGGTCGTCGCCTCGGTGACGTCCGGCGCGGGCTCGGGCAAGCTCTGACCCTCCCCCCACCTGGAAGAAGGCATCGGGACATGACGTCACCCCCACCCCGGCGCGGGCGCCCGCGCGCACTCGGCGCCGGACTCGCCGCCGCGGGACTCACCGTTGGCATGATCATGACTAGCGGAGCGCTGACCCCGGCGAGCGCCGCGACCTGGCCGTCCGCGAGCGGCAGCCAGGCGGTCACCGCCACCATCAAGGTCTCCGGCACCAAGGACTACGGGATGCTGCGCCTGTACGGCAGCGGCGACCTGGGCACCGGAGGCCAGGACGAGGACCAGGGGCCGATCCTGGAACTCGCGGCGGGCGCCACGCTGAAGAACGTGATCATCGGCTCGCCCGCCGCCGACGGCATCCACTGCCTGGGCAGTTGCACGCTCCAGAACGTGTGGTGGGAGGACGTCGGCGAGGACGCGGCCACCTTCCTCGGCTCCTCGTCGTCGAACGTCTACACCGTCTCGGGCGGGGGCGCCAAGGAGGCCAGCGACAAGGTCTTCCAGTTCAACGGCGCCGGCACGCTGAACGTCTCGAACTTCGCGGCGCAGACGTTCGGCACCTTCGTGCGCTCCTGCGGCAACTGCAAGACGCAGTACAAGCGCACGATCAACCTCAACACCATCGAGGCGACCTACAAGGGCAGCCGGATCGTCGGCATCAACACCAACTACGGCGACAGCGCGACCCTGAAGAACATCACCATCGTGGGCGACTCGAGCAAGAAGATCATCCCCTGCCAGAAGTACATCGGGAACAGCACGGGGGCGGAGCCGACCACGAACGGCACGGGTCCCGACTCGACGTACTGCAAGTACGCGACGTCGGACATCACGTACAAGTAGCCGCGCGGGCCCGCGCACTCCCCCCACGGTGAACCCGGCCGTACGGAACGCCTCCCGCACGGCGCTCCGTACGGCCGCCGCCGTGCGCGGGGAGCACGCCCGACGGCCGTCGCGCCATGCGCGGCGGCGGTGTGCCGACTCCCGGCCTCAGTGGCCGATCGACTCGGCGATCTCGCCCCGGTAGCGGGCGTACGCGGTGCGCAGCTCGGCGCCCGGCCAGTCGGCGGGCAGGAGTCCGGGCGGCAGGACGGGGTCGGCGAGCAGATGGCGGACCGCGGCGGCGAAGACGGTGAGGCGGTCGGCAGGCCGGTGCGCCTCGGCGCCGCTGGCCAGCAGCGCGCGGGCGGTGGCCGACCA
The sequence above is a segment of the Streptomyces griseoviridis genome. Coding sequences within it:
- a CDS encoding pectate lyase, which produces MIMTSGALTPASAATWPSASGSQAVTATIKVSGTKDYGMLRLYGSGDLGTGGQDEDQGPILELAAGATLKNVIIGSPAADGIHCLGSCTLQNVWWEDVGEDAATFLGSSSSNVYTVSGGGAKEASDKVFQFNGAGTLNVSNFAAQTFGTFVRSCGNCKTQYKRTINLNTIEATYKGSRIVGINTNYGDSATLKNITIVGDSSKKIIPCQKYIGNSTGAEPTTNGTGPDSTYCKYATSDITYK